In Theileria parva strain Muguga chromosome 4 map unlocalized ctg_529, whole genome shotgun sequence, one DNA window encodes the following:
- the Eftud2 gene encoding Elongation factor Tu GTP binding domain protein, which yields MDQNLYDEFGNYIGPGFEDDSDNGLNSDLSDQESPQPISNNVNAVNAADILRESVVEYTGEEADDEYPDVEVFVREEDTQTIEVPIIEPHEETVERVTNIKRLDSDVTVKNFDILEENLPQNKFSFQFLSSLTRKPEFIRNICICGGFHDGKTTLIDRLIEFSRYQSTSLDTRKNPEFTRYTDSRLDEQARELSIKSTPISLIFQNTLYENINDVSEFPKSKSYLFNIFDTPGHVNFMDEFVHALAICDGCVLVIDVLMGLTSVTEQIIRQCVHDQVHMCLVLNCIDRLILELKLPPNDAYLKIQHTLTEVNRYVTSLCKLLNSEVSEFNPVNNNVAFASAKFGIFFTLKSFATFYTNDNVTEFSKLLYGNYYYNPIKNSITTSNTASPMVNGSEHLNGVNGVVNGVNGANGVDDHNTGEVDLERTFVVFILEPLYKLISHIASDEKEDLDPILAQLSIKLSKSDYKLTTRRILRKVFSQLFTDASAFVDLVLTSIPSPLENSINRFRQHYSGTLDSNLVESVKNCDGSGPLVIFITKNYYNSGDAGFNLFGRIFSGTIRKGQKVKLLGPAYTLDDDEDMVVRDVGSVWISEARYRVEVTSMCAGNWVMLSGIDISHYKTTTVTENTNSTVELMRIASYLPCVRPVFKVGLEPLNPNELPKMVNGLRSIEKSYPGSLVKVEESGEHVVIGTGELYLDCVLHDLRRLYGNLEIKVSDPVVKFTETITESTSMISFTRTNNMKNKLSMISQPLEQSVSSFLDLNPNYAASGVDADTLDGMGVLSEWDRLDVKNVWSFGGEGIPDVLINDSIPGEVDQNLLNRVKSSVIQGFNWAIKEGPLIEEPIRSVKFRLINCELSNEYINITPGQIIPATRRLCYSSFLLSTPRLMEPVLFSEIHCPADCVSEAYKILSKRRGHVLKDMPKPGTPFYVVHAYLPAIESFGFETDLRVDTSGQAFCLSMFDHWNIVPGDPLDKSIVLRTLEPAPVPHLAREFLVKTRRRKGLTEDVSINSFFDEEMLSSLAENLQEFY from the exons ATGGACCAGAATTTGTATGATGAGTTTGGGAATTATATCGGACCTGGATTTGAAGACGATTCCGATAATGGGCTCAATTCTGATCTTTCCGATCAAGAATCCCCTCAACCCATCAGTAACAATGTTAACGCAGTAAATGCTGCCGATATTCTTAGGGAAAGTGTTGTAGAATATACAGGCGAAGAAGCTGATGACGAATATCCGGACGTAGAAGTATTTGTGAGAGAAGAGGATACACAAACAATTGAAGTGCCAATAATAGAACCACACGAAGAGACTGTAGAGAGAGTAACAAACATTAAGAGATTAGACTCAGATGTAACGGTGAAgaattttgatattttagaGGAGAATTTGCcacaaaataaatttagttttCAATTCTTAAGTTCGTTGACAAGGAAACCAGAATTTATCAGAAATATCTGTATTTGTGGTGGATTTCATGATGGAAAAACTACATTAATTGATAGGTTAATAGAATTCAGCAGATACCAATCTACATCGTTGGATACTAGGAAGAATCCTGAGTTCACACGATATACAGATTCCAGATTGGATGAACAAGCTAGAGAATTGAGTATAAAGAGTACTCCAATATCACTAATATTTCAAAACACATTATACgaaaatataaatgacGTGAGTGAGTTTCCAAAGTCTAAGTCATACCTGTTCAATATATTTGATACACCGGGACATGTGAATTTTATGGATGAGTTTGTACACGCTTTGGCAATTTGTGATGGATGTGTATTGGTGATTGATGTTCTGATGGGATTAACAAGTGTAACTGAGCAAATAATAAGACAATGTGTACACGATCAAGTTCACATGTGTTTGGTGTTAAACTGTATTGATAGATTAATATTGGAACTAAAATTACCACCCAATGATGCttatttgaaaatacaACATACACTGACAGAGGTTAATAGATATGTTACATCtctgtgtaaattattgaataGTGAAGTTAGTGAGTTTAACCCGGTGAACAATAATGTAGCATTTGCGTCGGCAAAGTTTGGCATATTCTTCacattaaaatcatttgCTACCTTTTATACTAATGACAATGTTACAGAATTCTCTAAACTACTTTACGGTAATTATTACTACAATCCAATCAAGAATTCTATTACCACTAGTAACACAGCCAGTCCAATGGTAAATGGTAGTGAGCATCTTAACGGTGTGAATGGAGTGGTTAACGGAGTAAATGGTGCAAATGGAGTTGATGATCATAACACAG GAGAAGTAGATTTGGAGAGAACCTTTGTGGTGTTTATATTGGAGCCATTGTATAAGTTAATATCGCACATAGCAAGTGATGAGAAGGAAGATTTAGACCCTATACTAGCACAATTGTCAATTAAACTTAGCAAATCAGACTACAAGTTAACAACGAGAAGAATATTAAGGAAAGTATTTtcacagttatttacagaCGCCTCGGCATTTGTGGATTTAGTCCTCACTTCAATTCCATCACCGCTGgaaaatagtataaataggTTCAGACAACACTACAGTGGAACGCTAGATAGTAATTTAGTGGAAAGTGTGAAAAACTGTGATGGGTCAGGACCgttagtaatatttataactaagaattattataattctgGTGATGCAGGATTCAATTTATTTGGAAGAATATTCAGTGGCACAATAAGAAAAGGTCAAAAAGTTAAACTATTGGGTCCAGCCTATACATTAGATGATGATGAGGATATGGTGGTAAGAGATGTTGGAAGTGTTTGGATATCAGAAGCACGTTATAGAGTTGAAGTCACGAGTATGTGTGCCGGTAATTGGGTGATGTTATCTGGTATTGATATATCACACTATAAAACCACTACCGTAACCGAGAACACTAATAGCACTGTGGAGTTGATGAGAATAGCATCATATTTACCATGTGTGAGACCAGTGTTTAAGGTTGGATTAGAACCTTTGAATCCCAATGAATTGCCGAAAATGGTAAATGGATTAAGAAGTATTGAAAAAAGTTATCCAGGCTCATTAGTTAAAGTTGAGGAAAGTGGAGAGCACGTTGTTATTGGCACCGGTGAACTTTACCTAGACTGTGTGCTACATGATTTGAGACGTTTGTATGGGAATTTGGAAATTAAGGTCTCGGATCCCGTCGTTAAATTTACCGAAACTATCACTGAGTCAACTTCTATGATCTCATTCACACGTACCAATAACATGAAAAATAAGTTATCAATGATCTCGCAACCGTTAGAACAGAGTGTCAGCTCATTCCTAGATCTGAATCCTAACTATGCTGCTAGTGGTGTTGATGCTGATACACTTGATGGCATGGGAGTGCTATCAGAATGGGATAGATTGGATGTGAAAAATGTATGGTCATTTGGTGGAGAAGGTATACCAGACGTGTTAATCAATGATTCAATACCAGGTGAAGTCGATcagaatttattaaatcgAGTAAAATCATCAGTAATTCAAGGCTTTAATTGGGCAATTAAGGAAGGCCCATTAATAGAAGAACCAATTAG GAGTGTTAAATTTcgattaataaattgtgaACTTTCAAACGAATACATTAATATAACACCAGGACAAATCATTCCAGCCACCAG GAGACTGTGTTATTCATCGTTTTTGTTGAGTACACCACGATTAATGGAGCCCGTATTATTTAGTGAGATTCATTGTCCAGCTGATTGTGTATCTGAAGCCTATAAAATACTCTCAAAAAGACGTGGGCATGTACTAAAAGATATGCCAAAGCCAGGAACACCATTTTATGTAGTTCATGCCTACTTACCAGCCATAGAATCCTTCGGTTTCGAAACGGATCTTAG AGTTGATACGAGTGGACAGGCATTCTGTTTATCAATGTTTGATCATTGGAATATTGTGCCAGGAGATCCTCTAGATAAA TCAATAGTATTACGAACACTGGAACCAGCGCCAGTACCACATTTGGCACGCGAATTTCTGGTAAAAACGCGTAGAAGGAAGGGGTTAACTGAAGATGTGTCGATTAACAGCTTTTTCGATGAAGAAATGCTCTCGTCGCTGGCGGAAAACTTGCAAGAATTTTATTGA
- a CDS encoding Concanavalin A-like lectin/glucanases superfamily protein, producing the protein MNLLSHILINFLFFNVKFCCFSIFYLMCISVTFGTKYDKCDLTVDSAICINNTEKIILPDAKRFGRVLYMKFDEIFPVDSSGYGNHGIGQISGHSGFGGIGSSAYFRGNFIHISSSNSFNGVDFTYMFYIYMLSDEKSVQNSLKYNQYCTVIHKGYKTDLANEASPEIAINPSTGRLKVSVSLQGNKTVELTSNSRLQHHHWYHIALVRDKYDILLFIDGILDSKYVTKAVTRPNPLPLYIGGAPFTTNCDFPFLLDELSIFSHAVGTDEIQAEASFSLGGIESSYITIGCTNCSKEEAMSSCPDGYHLCNKFELYTGGYRVARKLSLTVSDIMASASAEPSTGIGLCCTNLRN; encoded by the exons atgaaCCTTTTATCgcatattttaattaattttttattttttaatgtaaaattttgctgttttagtattttttatctaatGTGTATTTCTGTTACTTTTGGTAcaaaatatgataaatgtGACTTAACTGTTGATTCCGCTAtttgtattaataatactgAAAAAATCATTCTTCCAGACGCCAAACGCTTTG GTCGGGTATTGTATATGAAATTTGATGAGATATTTCCCGTTGATAGTAGTGGTTATGGAAATCACGGTATTGGCCAGATTTCAGGTCATTCGGGTTTTGGCGGTATAGGCTCTTCAGCATATTTCAGAGGAAACTTTATACACATATCCTCAAGCAACTCCTTTAATGGAGTTGACTTCACTTAtatgttttatatttacatgTTATCTGATGAGAAATCTGTACAAAATAGTCTAAAATATAATCAATACTGTACTGTAATACACAAG GGGTATAAAACGGATTTGGCAAATGAAGCTTCACCTGAAATCGCAATTAACCCATCA aCTGGGAGGTTAAAAGTATCCGTATCATTACAAGGGAATAAAACTGTTG AGTTAACGTCTAATAGTAGACTTCAACATCATCATTGGTATCACATAGCGCTGGTCCGAGATAAATATGATATACTTCTCTTCATCGATg GAATATTGGATTCTAAGTATGTAACGAAAG CTGTTACAAGACCAAATCCACTTCCATTGTATATTGGTGGAGCACCCTTCACTACTAATTGTGACTTCCCATTTCTACTCGATGAATTATCCATTTTCTCACAC GCTGTTGGAACGGATGAAATACAAGCTGAAGCATCATTTTCATTGGGTGGCATTGAATCATCATATATTACCATCGGATGTACCAATTGCAG TAAGGAGGAAGCGATGAGTTCATGTCCTGATGGTTATCATTtatgtaataaatttgagCTTTATACTG GGGGATATAGAGTGGCAAGAAAATTATCATTGACTGTTAGTGATATAATGGCTTCTGCTTCAGCCGA